A single Elaeis guineensis isolate ETL-2024a chromosome 15, EG11, whole genome shotgun sequence DNA region contains:
- the LOC105058716 gene encoding serine/threonine-protein kinase 52-like: MREGRGDGFVRADQIDLKSLDEHLERHLSRAWTMEKKKKEEREREREEWEIDSSKLVIKGVIARGTFGTVHRGVYDGLDVAVKLLDWAEEGHGTQSEIAALRAAFTQEVSVWHKLDHPNITKFIGAKMGARDLIVQTENGQLGMPSSACCVVVEYLPGGALKSYLIKNSRKKLDFKVVVQLALDLARGLSYLHSKKIVHRDVKTENMLLDRTRTVKIADFGVARVEAQNPNDMTGETGTLGYMAPEVLNGNPYNRKCDVYSFGICLWEIYCCDMPYPDLSFSEITSAVVRQNLRPEIPRCCPSSFANVMRRCWDANPDKRPEMGEVVVMLEAIDASKGGGMIPLNQPQGCLGWFRRYRRP; encoded by the exons atgaggGAAGGGAGGGGAGATGGGTTCGTTCGGGCGGACCAGATCGATCTCAAGAGCCTGGACGAGCATCTGGAGAGGCATCTAAGCCGGGCATGGacgatggagaagaagaagaaggaggagagggagagggagcggGAGGAGTGGGAGATCGACTCCTCGAAGCTAGTTATAAAGGGGGTCATCGCCCGGGGAACATTCGGCACCGTCCACCGTGGGGTCTATGATGGCCTGGACGTCGCAG TGAAATTGCTTGACTGGGCCGAAGAGGGACATGGGACACAATCTGAAATTGCTGCACTTCGGGCAGCGTTTACTCAGGAAGTTTCTGTTTGGCATAAGCTTGATCATCCCAACATAACTAAG TTTATAGGGGCGAAGATGGGTGCACGAGATCTAATTGTACAAACAGAAAATGGTCAACTTGGCATGCCAAGTAGTGCATGCTGTGTTGTTGTTGAATATCTTCCTGGTGGTGCACTGAAGTCATATCTGATAAAAAATTCGAGAAAAAAGCTAGACTTTAAAGTTGTTGTCCAGCTGGCTCTTGATCTTGCACGTGG GTTGAGTTATCTTCATTCAAAGAAGATTGTTCATCGGGATGTGAAGACAGAAAATATGCTTCTTGATAGGACAAGAACTGTAAAAATTGCTGATTTTGGTGTTGCTCGTGTGGAAGCTCAAAACCCTAATGACATGACGGGTGAGACAGGAACCCTTGGTTACATGGCACCAGAG GTGCTCAATGGCAATCCTTACAACCGAAAATGTGATGTATATAGTTTTGGCATCTGCTTATGGGAGATATACTGTTGTGATATGCCCTATCCTGATCTCAGCTTCTCAGAGATTACATCTGCAGTTGTGCGGCAG AACTTGAGGCCTGAGATACCACGCTGTTGTCCAAGCTCTTTTGCCAATGTGATGAGGAGATGCTGGGATGCAAACCCTGACAAGCGACCCGAGATGGGTGAGGTGGTAGTGATGTTGGAAGCAATTGACGCATCAAAGGGTGGAGGTATGATACCTCTCAATCAGCCTCAAGGATGTCTGGGTTGGTTCCGCAGGTATCGCAGGCCTTGA